A stretch of Myroides oncorhynchi DNA encodes these proteins:
- a CDS encoding M16 family metallopeptidase — protein sequence MKRTQILYFFALVLCPLLVAGQGTFSPLPKAEKAIYGTLDNGLNYIIHPIPQQKTEYRLVLNVGSLQERDDEKGFAHFLEHMIFNGSDDFPGRQAIDTLQRLGYQFGRDINAYTTYERTVYDLSLLDIKQQDLAINILANFLGKSHLNDEGIEKERRIVIQEIKDFGTEPLFNRKKLEGTPHLDRLPIATEKEILNLDPIKLRAFYKRWYNPALATVIIVGNVNTKDAVEQINKYFGSFKGQSNLDRKQSENTFSPVYTNLLEKQSNTTINSNKLEIVRFTEAPFLASKEDYRQQLIEQIYKQWINKKLSMSKSTATAHSLWYLPNKNENAIEIQAKSEEELQNRISLVASTLNTMSVKGIHKKELEHYKQHLLNHSVPSEDEDIAYITNAYIDQVVVNSHYLSSIDRHALLTELLPTITTKDIESKHSSTWSTDQKNLYLLTYNDSLFSIDSADELNKYWNEGSTKTLVFKSAKQKKTHERPRGSFHWITMPPIQKATTDIAVKEHLYTDINLTELTLANGLRIGIKPTKATDDNYIMTLFTRNGLNQIPTSEQKYYQDAGYFIDSSWIHGFTNDGYMQAGSDREISTLVSINKDASIINTSSRKGNSKDLFEWTYRKVYDYITPQQDFKEYIEESISSIDTTTKSSTLLDNPAIKIGHQIEEYKKGGSLFSEELTTIEDWKKVNLDSFFTLYNQSFANLEEVYVLIAGNFDTDDIKKKAIAYFGALNNSPKQGDKNKTNSSKAFVKEEITRATLTSNDIERPDVTIVFNGTIKPTLKESMMAHIVREMFNNQFLTLSREKEGLVYSPYSALDVEVYPEPRTSVSLFFSTALTDIDKLENLAKEVIHSLQTKSISKPELEQMKLTILNNKRLHLTDTSTFQWVEKLRETQLNFGSLEDFNNYDEILNSITPEDIKEISKSIFNTSTYGVFILTPQ from the coding sequence ATGAAACGTACTCAAATACTATATTTCTTTGCTTTAGTACTTTGCCCTCTGCTTGTAGCAGGGCAAGGTACTTTTTCTCCATTACCTAAAGCAGAAAAAGCAATTTATGGAACATTAGACAATGGGCTAAACTATATCATCCATCCTATACCTCAACAGAAGACAGAATATCGTCTAGTCTTAAATGTAGGATCACTACAAGAACGCGATGATGAAAAAGGATTTGCTCATTTCTTAGAACATATGATCTTTAACGGTAGTGATGACTTCCCAGGTAGACAAGCCATTGATACATTACAGCGTTTAGGCTATCAGTTTGGGAGAGATATCAACGCTTATACTACTTATGAGCGTACCGTATATGATCTGTCTCTCTTAGATATCAAACAACAGGATTTAGCTATAAATATACTAGCGAACTTCTTAGGAAAGTCACATCTCAATGATGAGGGAATAGAAAAAGAACGAAGAATCGTTATCCAAGAGATTAAAGACTTTGGTACAGAGCCTTTATTTAACCGCAAAAAACTAGAAGGTACTCCTCACTTAGATAGATTGCCTATCGCTACTGAAAAAGAGATTCTAAATCTAGATCCTATAAAGCTTAGAGCATTCTATAAACGATGGTATAATCCTGCTCTAGCCACTGTAATCATAGTAGGTAATGTGAACACTAAAGATGCTGTAGAGCAAATAAACAAATACTTTGGTTCTTTTAAAGGACAGTCGAATCTAGATAGAAAACAGAGCGAAAACACTTTTAGCCCTGTCTATACTAACTTACTAGAAAAACAGAGCAATACGACTATAAATTCTAATAAATTAGAAATAGTACGCTTTACAGAAGCACCTTTCTTAGCTTCTAAAGAAGATTACAGACAACAACTTATAGAACAAATCTATAAACAATGGATCAATAAGAAACTGTCTATGAGCAAAAGCACTGCTACTGCTCACAGTCTATGGTATCTACCTAATAAAAATGAAAATGCTATAGAAATACAAGCTAAGTCAGAAGAAGAATTACAGAACCGCATAAGCTTAGTAGCTAGTACATTAAACACAATGTCTGTAAAAGGTATTCACAAAAAAGAGCTTGAACATTATAAGCAACATCTACTGAATCATTCTGTTCCTTCTGAAGACGAAGATATTGCTTATATCACCAATGCTTATATTGATCAGGTCGTAGTGAATAGTCACTACTTATCTTCTATAGATAGACATGCTTTACTAACTGAGTTACTCCCTACTATCACCACAAAAGATATAGAAAGTAAACACAGTAGTACATGGTCTACTGATCAAAAGAACCTATATCTACTTACATATAATGATAGTTTGTTTTCAATAGACTCTGCTGATGAACTAAACAAGTATTGGAATGAAGGAAGTACAAAAACATTAGTATTCAAATCTGCTAAACAAAAGAAGACGCACGAAAGACCACGTGGTTCATTTCACTGGATAACAATGCCGCCAATACAAAAAGCTACAACAGATATAGCAGTAAAAGAACATCTATATACGGATATCAACCTTACAGAACTAACATTAGCAAATGGGCTACGCATAGGTATTAAACCAACGAAGGCAACAGATGATAATTATATCATGACATTGTTCACAAGAAATGGGTTAAATCAAATACCTACATCTGAACAAAAATATTATCAAGATGCTGGGTATTTTATAGACTCTTCTTGGATACATGGTTTTACGAATGATGGGTATATGCAAGCGGGATCTGATAGAGAAATATCTACACTCGTTAGTATAAATAAGGATGCTAGTATTATCAATACCTCATCGCGAAAAGGGAATAGCAAAGACCTTTTTGAATGGACGTATAGAAAGGTATATGACTATATCACACCTCAACAGGATTTTAAAGAGTATATAGAGGAAAGCATCTCTTCTATAGATACAACTACTAAGTCTTCTACTTTATTAGATAATCCTGCTATCAAAATAGGACATCAAATAGAAGAATATAAAAAGGGAGGTAGTTTATTCTCTGAAGAGCTAACAACAATAGAAGACTGGAAGAAAGTTAATCTAGATAGCTTCTTTACCTTGTACAACCAATCTTTTGCTAATCTAGAGGAGGTGTATGTACTTATCGCAGGGAATTTTGATACAGATGACATCAAGAAGAAGGCGATCGCTTACTTCGGTGCTTTAAATAATTCTCCAAAGCAAGGAGATAAAAACAAGACTAACTCATCTAAGGCTTTCGTAAAAGAAGAAATAACACGAGCTACGCTAACGAGTAATGATATCGAAAGACCTGATGTGACAATAGTATTCAATGGAACAATTAAACCTACTCTAAAAGAGAGCATGATGGCTCATATCGTAAGAGAGATGTTTAACAACCAGTTCTTAACACTATCAAGAGAAAAAGAAGGATTAGTATATTCTCCTTATTCAGCTCTAGATGTAGAAGTTTACCCTGAGCCTAGAACATCTGTTAGTTTATTCTTCTCAACTGCTCTAACTGACATAGACAAACTAGAGAACTTAGCTAAAGAAGTGATTCACTCTCTACAGACAAAAAGTATCTCAAAGCCAGAATTAGAACAGATGAAATTAACGATTCTGAATAATAAACGCTTACATCTAACAGATACAAGTACATTCCAATGGGTAGAAAAGCTTAGAGAAACTCAATTAAACTTTGGTTCTCTTGAAGACTTTAATAATTATGATGAAATACTAAATAGCATAACTCCTGAGGACATTAAAGAGATTTCAAAATCTATATTTAATACCTCTACCTATGGAGTATTTATACTCACACCTCAATAA
- a CDS encoding DUF4929 family protein, whose product MKTSFKHIINSFTILLLTTLSLSSCSKDDGVTKEYLGENKIHLSTQNTVLKNNGEDEISIEVLLVKKTDKTISLTFGLEDNQEQGKDILELKNQTITFAPGEKKAILTLKSKTARTITEAKRIKLNLVENNTTIPLEKPLVFTVLPLSVIDELTKEQIALLDGYKEKGLDLYPLLGEIDVTTEVKYPGGGVQEVFNLPYTTILTGKTIITLSELATTDKPVLKMTSNAMGLEAYFYKMFRDLTIDDLEFWNNPGPDAPPQNKEVMKSVGLTRTSTESFEVTLNHIAIDINTKEVSFISTLKNLYNDEYLAVPFEFKYSAWDRFKKLLDAGDLMATENYEMGGSLNPIDHINVDQIIEDDYDNYTWKESKAKLTDSKFTFEFIFIHNNADGYIQVKTEYKLK is encoded by the coding sequence ATGAAAACAAGTTTTAAACATATAATAAATTCATTCACTATCCTACTACTAACTACACTATCTTTAAGTAGCTGTAGTAAGGATGATGGGGTTACTAAAGAATACCTAGGTGAAAATAAAATTCATCTATCTACCCAAAACACGGTACTAAAAAACAATGGCGAGGATGAAATCTCTATAGAAGTATTACTAGTTAAAAAAACAGATAAGACCATCTCTTTAACTTTTGGTCTGGAAGATAATCAAGAGCAAGGCAAAGATATTTTAGAATTAAAGAATCAAACTATCACCTTTGCTCCAGGTGAGAAGAAAGCAATACTTACCCTTAAAAGTAAAACAGCTCGTACTATCACTGAAGCAAAAAGAATAAAACTAAATTTAGTAGAAAACAATACAACTATTCCTTTAGAAAAACCTCTTGTTTTTACAGTATTACCCTTGAGTGTTATAGATGAGCTAACGAAAGAACAGATTGCTTTATTAGACGGTTATAAAGAGAAAGGACTGGATTTATATCCTCTACTAGGAGAAATAGATGTCACTACAGAGGTTAAATATCCTGGAGGGGGCGTACAAGAAGTATTTAACCTACCTTATACTACTATTCTAACAGGTAAGACGATAATAACACTAAGCGAATTAGCCACAACAGATAAACCTGTTCTTAAAATGACCTCTAATGCTATGGGGCTGGAGGCTTATTTCTACAAAATGTTTAGAGACTTAACTATTGATGATTTAGAGTTTTGGAATAACCCTGGACCTGATGCTCCTCCACAAAACAAAGAAGTAATGAAATCTGTAGGATTAACACGTACTTCTACAGAGTCATTTGAGGTGACACTTAACCATATCGCCATAGATATTAATACTAAAGAAGTATCTTTTATATCAACACTAAAGAACTTATATAATGATGAATATCTAGCTGTGCCTTTTGAGTTTAAATATTCTGCTTGGGATAGATTTAAAAAACTACTAGATGCAGGAGATTTAATGGCTACCGAAAACTATGAAATGGGAGGTTCTCTTAATCCGATTGACCATATCAATGTAGATCAAATAATAGAAGACGATTATGACAATTATACTTGGAAAGAATCAAAAGCTAAACTGACAGATAGTAAGTTTACTTTTGAGTTTATATTCATTCATAACAATGCTGATGGATATATCCAAGTTAAAACAGAATACAAATTAAAATAA